Proteins from a single region of Xenopus laevis strain J_2021 chromosome 9_10S, Xenopus_laevis_v10.1, whole genome shotgun sequence:
- the LOC121399011 gene encoding uncharacterized protein LOC121399011: protein MVKKLPPTEEAGAMNTRARLGSSRRAVSQKAVVGAEKKMAATVKKVNKKGKVLPKEEEVEEVSVESEEEEKLDEVPESSLSGFAASEPPVQHVAELQVSTSGASAKVCESQATCVPESTPQGTSRSPIAMEEESPVASAAWSPWSGICISQGAEGSGALPWEKEGTSGCTDTQAAAAMDSDPQLREKAGTSCIAVMEAGHVLGKEDAILEAETGLCTAKGKLRPPSESCRESSRDSKKGKIPAKNQGTPPPQMAPTAAASAEGGMEASMDCGYLAETVALQVLEEKSAAKITEEEVKLAIESLQNKKAPGPDGLTSEFYKTFKDLLAPALVEVFNCCLEEDDLPPSMQFSSLILLSKVRTRSILRTGGRLPCSIQIERFSQRLFSFVKVYFQALYCLTVSSAR from the exons atggtTAAGAAGTTGCCcccaacagaggaagcaggggcaATGAATACCCGAGCAAGGCTGGGATCCAGCAGGCGAGCAGTGAGCCAGAAAGCTGTAGTtggtgcagaaaagaaaatggctgcTACTGTAAAGAAAGTGAACAAGAAAGGGAAAGTTTTGccaaaggaggaggaggtggaagaGGTGTCTGTGGAGAGTGAGGAGGAAGAAAAGCTGGATGAGGTCCCTGAGTCAAGTCTGTCTGGGTTTGCGGCATCTGAGCCCCCTGTGCAACATGTTGCGGAACTACAAGTCTCTACATCTGGAGCTTCAGCAAAGGTTTGTGAATCCCAAGCTACCTGTGTCCCAGAGAGCACCCCCCAAGGAACAAGCAGGTCCCCCATAGCTATGGAGGAGGAAAGTCCTGTGGCCAGCGCAGCCTGGAGCCCCTGGTCTGGTATTTGCATCAGTCAGGGAGCagaggggagcggtgctttgcCTTGGGAAAAGGAAGGTACAAGCGGCTGTACTGACACACAAGCAGCTGCTGCTATggacagtgacccccagctgAGGGAGAAAGCAGGTACCAGCTGCATTGCAGTAATGGAGGCCGGCCATGTGCTTGGGAAGGAGGACGCCATTTTGGAAGCAGAGACAGGCTTGTGCACAGCAAAGGGGAAGCTCCGCCCACCCAGTGAAAGCTGCAGAGAGTCCAGCAGAGACAGTAAGAAAGGAAAGATTCCAGCAAAGAATCagggaaccccccccccacaaatggcaccgactgctgctgcttcagcagaGGGAGGAATGGAGGCAAGCATGGACTGTGGCTACCTGGCAGAGACTGTGGCTTTACAGGTGCTGGAGGAGAAATCTGCAG CTAAAATCACGGAGGAGGAGGTAAAGTTGGCGATAGAGAGTCTGCAGAataagaaagctccaggtccggaTGGCTTAACATCAGAATTCTATAAGACCTTTAAAGATCTGTTGGCTCCGGCACTTGTTGAGGTGTTTAACTGTTGCTTAGAGGAAGATGACCTCCCGCCATCTATGCAGTTTTCCTCTTTGATTTTGCTGTCAAAGGTAAGGACGAGAAGcatattgagaactggaggccgattgccctgctcaatacagatagaaagattctcgcaaaggttattttctttcgttaaagtttattttcaagcactttattgtctgactgtcagttctgcacggtga